From Paenibacillus graminis, a single genomic window includes:
- a CDS encoding LTA synthase family protein translates to MKKSFNSILNRPILLFSFVLLLKSAVAWFVVFSDGPNWSMVFTEIPFFIIVFSLIEWLSSKRKILYYMIANLFITIIYFSVLMYYKYYGVIATYHALQQADKVTKVGESTYSLITPYYLFIFVDIVFFLFFMFRPKYIAKWKERGAYRISRPVLLTVAAVSLALCFFNIWPNHASMNEIKKAESMGILNYEVYTLFADSTEKEELIDSKEITQQAVDTVKGVQPPQQLKYTGADKGKNLIIVQMESFQNFLIGLTIDGQEITPNINKLAHSNTYFNNFYTNAGQGTTSDAEFVVNSSFYVPKNEPATSSPYMKKSVPSLPKLLSANGYYTATFHTNSVEFWNRKALYQAVGFDKYYDQSFYGDDDHIAFGSSDEVLFAKTVPELAALDAKDQPFYAMVISMSAHHPFRIPEEKFKMKLPERFEGTLLGDYIQAQNYADYAMGQFLEELKASGLWDDSLIVFYGDHQGVPMYTLGEDEKALLQEMLGHEYGYTDMFNIPFIVHSPSGVLPAVVDRTGGQIDILPTVSNLLGVPLQNQLHFGEDLLNSASNLIPFRHFLPTGSFVNNTSIYLTGNDYEDGSNYSLNDNSVIQGGSTEAQFEAAERLLNMSNSYLLQLPDRPDQQ, encoded by the coding sequence ATGAAGAAATCATTCAATAGCATTCTAAACCGGCCGATTCTATTATTCAGCTTCGTGCTGCTGCTCAAAAGCGCCGTGGCCTGGTTTGTCGTGTTCAGCGACGGTCCGAACTGGAGTATGGTCTTCACCGAAATTCCCTTTTTCATCATTGTGTTCAGCCTGATTGAATGGCTGTCTTCCAAACGGAAGATTCTGTACTATATGATTGCTAACTTATTCATTACGATTATTTATTTCTCTGTTCTGATGTATTACAAATATTATGGCGTAATTGCGACCTATCATGCATTGCAGCAAGCGGATAAGGTCACTAAGGTCGGAGAGAGCACCTATTCCCTGATTACACCGTATTATCTGTTTATTTTTGTGGATATCGTCTTCTTCCTGTTCTTTATGTTCCGTCCCAAATATATTGCCAAATGGAAGGAGAGAGGCGCATACCGCATCAGCCGCCCTGTGCTGCTTACCGTGGCTGCCGTTTCGCTCGCGCTGTGCTTCTTCAATATCTGGCCTAACCATGCGAGCATGAATGAGATCAAAAAGGCGGAGAGCATGGGGATTCTGAACTATGAAGTCTACACGCTGTTCGCAGACAGCACAGAGAAGGAAGAGCTTATCGACAGCAAAGAGATTACCCAGCAGGCCGTGGATACGGTTAAAGGGGTTCAACCCCCGCAACAGCTGAAGTACACCGGGGCCGACAAGGGTAAAAACCTGATTATCGTGCAGATGGAATCGTTCCAGAACTTCCTGATCGGACTGACTATTGACGGGCAGGAGATTACACCGAATATTAACAAGCTGGCGCACAGCAATACGTATTTCAACAATTTCTACACCAATGCCGGCCAGGGGACGACCTCGGATGCCGAGTTCGTGGTGAACTCCTCTTTTTATGTGCCCAAGAACGAACCGGCAACGTCATCACCCTATATGAAAAAATCCGTGCCCAGCCTGCCGAAGCTGCTGAGTGCGAACGGGTATTATACAGCTACCTTCCATACCAACAGTGTGGAATTCTGGAACCGCAAGGCCTTATACCAGGCGGTAGGTTTTGACAAGTATTATGACCAGAGCTTTTATGGCGATGATGATCATATTGCATTCGGTTCTTCGGATGAGGTGCTGTTCGCCAAAACGGTACCGGAGCTGGCTGCACTTGATGCCAAGGATCAGCCGTTCTATGCGATGGTCATTTCCATGAGCGCCCATCATCCGTTCCGCATCCCCGAGGAGAAGTTCAAGATGAAGCTGCCGGAGCGCTTTGAAGGTACGCTGCTGGGGGACTATATTCAGGCCCAGAATTATGCCGACTATGCGATGGGGCAGTTTCTGGAGGAGCTGAAGGCCAGCGGACTGTGGGATGACAGCCTGATTGTGTTTTACGGAGATCACCAAGGCGTGCCGATGTACACCCTGGGTGAGGATGAGAAGGCTCTGCTGCAAGAGATGCTCGGACATGAGTATGGGTATACGGATATGTTCAATATTCCGTTTATCGTCCACTCGCCAAGCGGCGTACTGCCTGCGGTAGTGGACCGGACGGGCGGACAGATTGATATTCTGCCGACAGTATCCAATCTGCTGGGCGTGCCGCTGCAGAATCAGCTGCATTTCGGTGAGGATCTGCTCAACTCGGCATCGAACCTGATCCCGTTCAGACATTTCCTGCCCACAGGTTCTTTCGTGAATAATACGAGCATTTATTTGACGGGGAATGATTACGAGGATGGGAGCAACTACAGTCTAAACGATAATTCAGTTATCCAGGGCGGCTCTACAGAAGCGCAGTTCGAAGCTGCGGAGCGGCTGCTGAACATGTCGAACAGCTATCTGCTGCAATTGCCGGACCGGCCGGACCAGCAGTAA
- a CDS encoding MarR family winged helix-turn-helix transcriptional regulator, with product MNEDRYDKIDELMEAFQQFSKINWQKNNPSMLKPSEIRVLVTIRLGTEKSGKPVLTISDISKMHKVTSPTITQMVNSLLAQGYVVRTSDAQDKRVSGIALTDKGVRLADAAVARIRDTFKGMIDYLGGERSRALIELLNGVYHYFEEINGQLED from the coding sequence ATGAACGAAGACAGATATGACAAAATCGACGAGCTGATGGAAGCATTCCAGCAATTCTCCAAGATCAACTGGCAAAAGAATAATCCATCGATGCTAAAGCCCAGTGAAATACGCGTGCTGGTCACGATCCGGTTAGGAACCGAGAAATCCGGGAAGCCGGTGCTTACCATCTCCGACATCAGCAAAATGCACAAGGTCACCTCCCCCACCATCACCCAAATGGTGAACAGCCTGCTGGCACAGGGCTATGTGGTCCGCACCAGCGATGCCCAGGATAAGCGGGTCAGCGGGATTGCTCTGACAGACAAAGGCGTACGTTTGGCCGATGCTGCTGTTGCCAGAATCCGCGATACGTTCAAGGGGATGATCGACTATCTCGGCGGGGAGCGCAGCAGAGCGCTGATTGAGCTGTTGAACGGGGTCTATCACTATTTTGAAGAAATCAACGGGCAGCTGGAGGACTGA
- a CDS encoding DeoR/GlpR family DNA-binding transcription regulator, producing MRAFERRELIINKLYRNKKVHVADLAQDFEVSEETIRRDLEKLDKEGIAKKSYGGAILNVHTNEDPSYSHRHAVNIEAKRAIAANVLDLINDGDSLMTDTSSTAFEALKKITEAKKNLTIITNSLVVLSEFQHSGHKLISTGGVLGAETNSFVGPSASHTIQRYNVDAALFSCKALSMTGGLSDSNEAESELKILMRQQASKAVLLADYSKFDRIAFVKLFGFEEIDYIVTDEKPSDEWISFLSKYQISLLHNPAE from the coding sequence GTGAGAGCGTTCGAACGCCGTGAACTCATTATCAATAAACTGTACCGCAACAAAAAAGTCCATGTCGCTGATCTGGCCCAGGATTTCGAGGTTTCCGAAGAAACGATCCGCAGAGATCTGGAGAAGCTGGACAAAGAAGGCATTGCCAAAAAAAGCTATGGCGGGGCCATCCTGAATGTCCACACCAACGAGGACCCTTCCTACTCCCACAGACATGCGGTGAATATCGAAGCCAAGCGGGCCATTGCGGCCAATGTCCTGGATCTGATCAATGACGGCGACAGCCTGATGACAGATACCAGTTCTACCGCCTTTGAGGCGCTGAAGAAAATTACCGAAGCCAAAAAAAACCTGACGATCATTACCAATTCACTGGTCGTCCTCTCCGAGTTTCAGCATTCCGGGCATAAGCTGATTTCCACCGGCGGTGTGCTGGGAGCGGAGACCAACTCGTTTGTCGGGCCGAGCGCTTCCCATACCATTCAGCGGTATAACGTGGATGCGGCGCTGTTCAGCTGCAAAGCCCTCTCGATGACGGGGGGACTAAGCGATTCCAACGAAGCCGAAAGCGAGCTTAAGATTCTTATGCGGCAGCAGGCGAGCAAAGCCGTCCTGCTGGCCGACTATTCCAAGTTTGACCGGATTGCTTTTGTCAAGCTGTTTGGTTTTGAAGAAATTGATTATATCGTTACCGACGAGAAGCCTTCGGACGAATGGATTTCATTTCTGAGCAAATATCAGATATCGCTTCTTCACAATCCCGCAGAGTAA
- a CDS encoding L-fucose isomerase has protein sequence MTTHYPKIGIRPTIDGRRRGVRESLEVQTMGMAERVAAFLQENLRYPDGSPVECVIADSTIGGVKEASAAQAKFSGANVGVSITVTPCWCYGSETMDMDAGIPHAVWGFNGTERPGAVYLAAVLSAYAQKGIPAFGIYGEDVQDSGSEEIPADVQAKLLRFAKSALAVALMKGNSYLSMGSVSMGIAGSIVNDQFFQEYLGMRNEYIDMSEFVRRFEEGIYDQEEFARALQWTKENCQIGPDNNPAHLQVSSEEKAVQLETCVKMALIGRDLMIGNPVLAELGFEEEAQGHNALAAGFQGQRQWTDHFPNGDFMETILNSSFDWNGKRAPYILATENDSLNGVTMLFNYLLTNTAQIFADVRTYWSPAAVKRVTGYELQGEAACGLLHLINSGSAALDGAGEQTRDGQPVIKPFWEITDEEVDATLKATQFRAASQEYFRGGGFSTDYLTKGGMPVTMARLNLVKGLGPVLQLAEGYTVELPEEVHRTLDERTDPTWPTTWFAPILTGSGSFSSVYDVMNNWGANHGAISYGHIGADLITLASMLRIPVSMHNVEAARIFRPRVWSLFGTESLEAADYRACQSFGPLY, from the coding sequence ATGACAACTCATTATCCCAAAATCGGCATCCGCCCGACGATTGACGGGAGACGCCGCGGTGTGCGCGAATCACTGGAAGTCCAGACCATGGGCATGGCAGAGCGGGTCGCTGCTTTTCTGCAGGAAAATCTGCGATACCCTGATGGTTCACCTGTAGAATGTGTGATTGCTGATTCTACAATCGGCGGTGTGAAGGAAGCTTCGGCTGCACAGGCCAAATTCTCAGGTGCCAATGTAGGCGTATCCATTACCGTGACACCCTGCTGGTGTTATGGTTCGGAAACGATGGATATGGATGCCGGCATCCCGCATGCGGTATGGGGTTTCAATGGTACGGAACGTCCCGGAGCGGTTTATCTTGCCGCTGTCTTGTCGGCGTACGCCCAGAAGGGCATTCCGGCTTTTGGGATCTATGGGGAGGATGTGCAGGATTCAGGCAGCGAGGAGATCCCGGCTGATGTGCAGGCCAAGCTGCTGAGGTTTGCCAAATCGGCACTTGCCGTTGCCTTAATGAAGGGGAACTCCTATTTGTCCATGGGTTCGGTTTCTATGGGGATTGCCGGTTCGATTGTGAATGACCAGTTCTTTCAGGAATACCTGGGCATGCGCAATGAATATATCGATATGTCCGAGTTCGTCCGCCGTTTCGAGGAAGGGATTTACGATCAGGAGGAATTTGCCCGTGCACTTCAATGGACAAAGGAGAACTGCCAGATTGGACCTGACAATAACCCGGCACATCTGCAGGTCAGCAGCGAAGAGAAGGCAGTTCAATTGGAAACCTGCGTTAAGATGGCGCTTATCGGCCGCGACCTGATGATTGGCAATCCGGTGCTGGCTGAGCTTGGCTTTGAGGAAGAAGCTCAAGGCCACAACGCGCTTGCCGCCGGTTTCCAGGGACAGCGCCAATGGACGGATCACTTCCCGAACGGTGATTTCATGGAGACGATCCTGAATTCCTCCTTCGACTGGAACGGCAAGCGGGCGCCTTATATTCTGGCTACGGAGAATGACAGCCTGAACGGTGTAACGATGCTGTTCAATTATTTGCTTACGAATACGGCACAGATTTTCGCTGATGTCCGCACTTACTGGAGTCCGGCAGCTGTGAAGCGTGTTACCGGATATGAGCTGCAGGGCGAGGCGGCCTGCGGCCTGCTCCATCTGATCAATTCAGGCTCTGCCGCGCTGGACGGCGCCGGTGAACAGACCAGGGACGGCCAACCGGTGATCAAGCCGTTCTGGGAGATTACCGATGAAGAGGTGGATGCCACTCTGAAGGCAACACAATTCCGTGCGGCATCGCAGGAATATTTCCGCGGCGGCGGCTTCTCTACTGATTATCTGACCAAAGGCGGCATGCCTGTAACGATGGCGCGCCTTAATCTGGTCAAAGGGCTGGGACCTGTCCTGCAGCTGGCGGAAGGCTATACTGTGGAGCTTCCTGAAGAGGTACACCGCACGCTGGATGAACGGACTGATCCTACCTGGCCGACAACCTGGTTCGCGCCAATTTTGACAGGTTCCGGTTCGTTCAGCTCGGTATATGACGTGATGAACAATTGGGGGGCCAATCACGGAGCGATCAGCTATGGGCATATCGGTGCGGATCTGATCACACTGGCATCCATGCTGCGCATCCCGGTGAGCATGCACAATGTGGAAGCGGCGCGGATCTTCAGACCGCGCGTCTGGTCGCTGTTCGGAACGGAGAGCCTCGAAGCTGCCGACTACCGGGCCTGCCAGAGTTTCGGACCGCTATATTAA
- a CDS encoding rhamnulokinase — translation MSKLKKLLAVDLGASSGRVILGTYDGSRIVTEELHRFANTPVEAGGHLYWNVPALLEEIKQGILLAVQGGSEIVSLSVDTWGVDYGFVDHAGKLLNSPHHYRDQRVGKYRPRLEELLPPEEQFRLTGNQPDPINTVYQLFADMQENPLLQERVDHILMMPDLFLYLLSGASSAERTILSTSGLLDAVTGEPSSEVFGRLGIPLRLIPPRVEAGTAIGTLRPELCAKLGCGPIRVIAGASHDTASAVASIPYADKDGAAFISCGTWSLVGMETKAPVLTPLSYEYGFTNEGCCGSGNRLLKNITGLWLLQETRRVWAEAGEDLSFSEMAALAGNEGAAQSFIEPNDPLFSTPGDMPGRIAEYCRSSGQRVPATKGAIIRTILDSLAKSYAAALKELEDLTGTTIRKVHMVGGGIQNKLLCQLTADAAGRKIIAGPVEASALGNLLVQLAALGELDFSRAAEVVGASETLTVYRPNK, via the coding sequence ATGAGCAAGCTGAAGAAGCTGCTGGCCGTTGACCTCGGGGCAAGCTCGGGGAGAGTGATTCTCGGCACCTATGACGGAAGCAGGATTGTAACAGAGGAGCTCCACCGGTTTGCCAACACCCCGGTGGAGGCAGGCGGTCATTTGTACTGGAACGTTCCGGCGCTGCTTGAGGAGATCAAGCAGGGAATCCTGCTGGCGGTCCAGGGCGGCAGTGAAATTGTTAGTCTAAGTGTGGATACCTGGGGAGTAGACTATGGCTTTGTGGATCATGCGGGGAAGCTGCTGAATTCCCCGCATCATTACCGCGATCAACGGGTAGGCAAATACCGCCCCCGCCTGGAGGAGCTGCTGCCGCCGGAGGAACAGTTCCGTCTGACCGGCAATCAGCCGGACCCGATCAATACAGTCTACCAGCTGTTTGCAGATATGCAGGAGAACCCGCTGCTTCAGGAGCGTGTTGACCACATTCTGATGATGCCGGATTTGTTCCTGTACCTGCTGTCCGGAGCGTCTTCCGCGGAGCGGACGATCCTGAGCACAAGCGGGCTGCTGGACGCCGTTACGGGTGAGCCTTCTTCCGAAGTATTCGGCAGGCTCGGCATCCCGCTAAGGCTGATTCCGCCCCGTGTTGAGGCGGGAACCGCAATCGGCACGCTGCGGCCCGAGCTCTGTGCCAAGCTCGGTTGCGGGCCTATCCGCGTGATTGCCGGCGCATCCCATGATACGGCTTCAGCCGTAGCCTCGATTCCGTACGCGGACAAGGACGGCGCGGCGTTTATCAGCTGCGGCACCTGGTCATTGGTCGGGATGGAAACGAAGGCGCCTGTCCTTACTCCGTTAAGCTATGAATATGGCTTCACGAATGAAGGGTGCTGCGGCAGCGGCAACCGGCTGCTTAAGAACATTACCGGACTGTGGCTGCTGCAGGAAACGCGGCGGGTCTGGGCAGAAGCCGGTGAAGACCTCAGCTTCAGCGAGATGGCTGCGCTTGCCGGGAATGAGGGGGCGGCACAGTCTTTTATTGAGCCTAATGATCCGCTCTTTAGCACGCCCGGTGATATGCCGGGACGGATCGCGGAATACTGCCGGAGCAGCGGCCAACGGGTGCCGGCAACCAAAGGAGCCATTATCCGCACGATTCTGGATAGCCTCGCCAAGTCCTACGCGGCCGCGCTTAAGGAACTGGAGGACCTTACGGGCACAACGATCCGCAAGGTTCATATGGTCGGAGGGGGCATACAGAACAAGCTCCTCTGCCAGTTAACGGCGGATGCTGCGGGAAGAAAGATTATCGCCGGCCCCGTTGAAGCCAGTGCGCTGGGCAATCTGCTGGTGCAGCTGGCTGCGCTGGGAGAACTGGATTTCAGCCGTGCTGCTGAGGTAGTGGGCGCATCCGAGACCCTGACAGTGTACCGGCCGAATAAATAA
- a CDS encoding class II aldolase/adducin family protein, with translation MDELEKKLRLQICDIGKNLFNKDFIAANDGNISARLSETEVLATPTGVSKGYLEPHMLVKVNLQGEILEAREGYRPSTEVKMHLRIYRELPEMNGVVHAHPPFGTAFAIKGEALDKMMMPESVIAMGEIPLAKYGTPSTEEVPDSIMPFLGKKTAVLLESHGALTWGKDVMGAYMNMERLEYTAKLTFLTRMIHGERELPPNRIEELVALRSFYGM, from the coding sequence ATGGATGAGCTGGAAAAGAAACTGCGTCTGCAGATTTGTGATATCGGCAAAAATCTGTTCAATAAGGATTTTATTGCCGCGAATGACGGCAACATCTCGGCCCGTTTGAGCGAAACTGAGGTGCTGGCTACCCCGACCGGGGTCAGCAAAGGCTACCTGGAGCCGCACATGCTGGTCAAGGTCAACCTTCAGGGAGAGATTCTGGAAGCCCGGGAAGGCTATAGACCTTCAACGGAAGTCAAAATGCATCTGCGGATTTACCGCGAGCTTCCCGAGATGAACGGGGTGGTTCATGCGCATCCGCCATTTGGCACTGCTTTTGCCATTAAAGGGGAAGCACTCGACAAAATGATGATGCCGGAATCCGTAATTGCCATGGGTGAAATCCCGCTGGCGAAATACGGCACCCCTTCCACAGAGGAGGTTCCCGATTCCATCATGCCGTTCCTGGGCAAGAAAACAGCCGTACTGCTGGAAAGCCACGGGGCTTTGACCTGGGGCAAGGATGTGATGGGAGCTTATATGAATATGGAACGGCTGGAATACACCGCCAAGCTGACTTTTTTGACCCGCATGATCCACGGAGAGCGGGAGCTGCCGCCGAACCGGATTGAAGAGCTGGTGGCGCTGCGGTCCTTCTACGGAATGTAA
- the fucU gene encoding L-fucose mutarotase, with amino-acid sequence MLKKIPKLLSPELVKTMMEMGHGDELVLADANFPGHALHSRVIRCDGIGIPELLDALLELFPLDHYADHQAALMSVVTGDPTVPVIWDTYKEIISGHDKEAVITHEERFAFYTRAQSAYAIVVTGEEALYGNIILKKGVIKSI; translated from the coding sequence ATGCTTAAGAAAATCCCCAAGCTGCTCTCTCCCGAACTGGTGAAGACCATGATGGAAATGGGCCACGGCGACGAACTTGTACTTGCGGACGCCAACTTTCCCGGACATGCGCTGCATTCCAGAGTCATCCGCTGCGACGGCATCGGCATACCGGAGCTGTTGGACGCGTTGCTGGAGCTGTTCCCGCTGGATCATTATGCGGACCATCAGGCTGCCCTGATGAGTGTCGTAACGGGAGATCCTACCGTCCCCGTAATCTGGGACACCTATAAGGAAATCATCTCGGGACATGACAAGGAAGCTGTGATCACTCATGAAGAACGTTTTGCCTTCTATACCCGCGCCCAGAGTGCCTATGCCATTGTGGTGACCGGGGAGGAAGCGCTGTACGGCAATATTATCCTGAAAAAAGGTGTTATAAAGAGCATTTGA